One Fundidesulfovibrio putealis DSM 16056 DNA segment encodes these proteins:
- a CDS encoding oligopeptide/dipeptide ABC transporter ATP-binding protein yields MSTCLEFRDVRKVYRTRRGVFGAVHEMEAVAGVDLTVAHGETVGLVGESGCGKSTLARLAVRLEPPTSGNILMDGRDLWADDELPGQMPEMVQMVFQDPFSSLDPRMTVAESVAEGLIARNVGDKASRHKRVLELLDMVGLTAAHAARYPHQFSGGQRQRAAIARALALNPRLVICDEPVSALDVSIQAQVINILEDLKNRLGLTYLFISHDLAVVSHLSDRVAVMYAGRLMELAPARSLYEKPLHPYTRMLLAAIPAPDPRAKAHAQDVKAHDALKRHAGPCPLAPRCPQAGPDCDAAAPPWREAAPGHFVRCHRTENET; encoded by the coding sequence ATGAGCACCTGCCTGGAATTTCGCGACGTGCGCAAGGTGTATCGCACCCGCCGGGGCGTGTTCGGCGCGGTCCACGAGATGGAAGCAGTGGCCGGGGTGGACCTCACCGTGGCCCACGGCGAGACCGTTGGCCTGGTCGGCGAATCGGGCTGCGGCAAATCGACGCTGGCCCGGCTGGCCGTCCGCCTGGAACCGCCCACCAGCGGCAACATCCTCATGGACGGGCGCGACCTGTGGGCAGACGACGAACTTCCGGGCCAGATGCCGGAGATGGTCCAGATGGTCTTCCAGGACCCGTTCTCCTCGCTCGATCCACGCATGACCGTGGCCGAGTCCGTGGCCGAGGGGCTGATCGCCCGGAACGTTGGCGACAAGGCCTCGCGCCACAAGCGCGTGCTGGAGCTTCTGGACATGGTGGGCCTGACGGCTGCCCACGCCGCGCGCTACCCGCACCAGTTCTCCGGCGGCCAGCGCCAGCGCGCCGCCATCGCGCGCGCCCTGGCGCTCAACCCCAGGCTGGTGATCTGCGACGAGCCGGTGTCCGCGCTTGACGTGTCCATCCAGGCCCAGGTGATAAACATCCTGGAAGACTTGAAAAACCGCCTGGGTTTGACCTATCTTTTCATTTCGCACGATCTGGCCGTGGTCAGCCACCTGAGCGACCGGGTGGCCGTGATGTACGCGGGGCGGCTCATGGAACTTGCTCCGGCCCGCAGCCTGTACGAAAAGCCCCTGCACCCCTACACGCGCATGCTCCTGGCGGCCATTCCCGCGCCCGACCCCAGGGCCAAGGCCCATGCGCAGGACGTTAAGGCCCACGACGCGCTTAAGCGTCACGCCGGACCCTGCCCCCTGGCGCCGCGCTGCCCGCAGGCCGGGCCGGACTGCGACGCCGCAGCGCCGCCCTGGCGCGAGGCAGCGCCCGGACACTTCGTGCGCTGCCACAGAACAGAAAACGAAACCTGA